The following are encoded in a window of Methylicorpusculum oleiharenae genomic DNA:
- a CDS encoding helix-turn-helix transcriptional regulator → MSDQFYRKLQILQWIPRYPGRITVDQLEQKMLDYGVEVSLRTLQRDIETLSVLFTGLISQRYRDHSVGWYWSVDAPLLTLTGMTIHQALSFSLIKKFLSPLFPSTTLNELQPFFEQAEALLNNLNDNPLRKWPNKIAVVHPPHPRTLPTVQPAVHQAVSEALITEHQLQIIFKRTGTLNKSYLLNALGLLLRGSIQYLIATKVETGEIRLFPLHQILEATVEKAPIDGPADYDLNALIDDNAMDYDWIEGGSAPRIRLKLRINRRLADHLILMPLTPHQLIEDYDASHKLLTANLYVTDSLRTWLIQHADRAEIIHPQKLRNEIIKKIQNMANHYGINR, encoded by the coding sequence ATGAGTGATCAGTTTTACCGTAAACTGCAAATCCTCCAATGGATCCCTCGGTATCCAGGCCGTATTACCGTTGATCAGCTTGAACAAAAAATGCTTGATTACGGCGTTGAGGTTTCACTACGAACGCTGCAACGCGACATAGAAACGCTGAGTGTGCTGTTTACAGGTCTGATCAGCCAACGTTACAGAGATCACAGTGTTGGCTGGTATTGGTCGGTCGATGCGCCGTTGTTAACTTTGACGGGCATGACGATTCATCAAGCGCTATCGTTCAGCTTGATTAAAAAATTTCTCAGCCCTTTATTTCCCTCGACCACTTTGAATGAACTTCAGCCCTTTTTTGAGCAAGCTGAAGCATTATTGAACAATCTCAACGATAACCCTTTACGCAAATGGCCGAACAAAATTGCGGTTGTCCATCCGCCTCATCCAAGGACCTTGCCAACCGTTCAACCAGCGGTACACCAAGCAGTGTCGGAAGCCTTAATAACCGAACACCAACTCCAGATTATTTTCAAACGTACCGGCACCCTGAATAAAAGCTATCTATTAAATGCATTAGGCCTTCTTCTGCGCGGCTCAATACAATACTTAATTGCCACCAAGGTAGAGACGGGAGAAATAAGACTATTCCCGCTTCATCAAATCCTTGAGGCTACAGTCGAAAAAGCCCCCATCGACGGCCCTGCCGATTATGACTTAAACGCATTGATCGATGATAACGCGATGGATTATGATTGGATAGAAGGCGGTAGCGCCCCAAGGATACGGTTAAAACTGCGTATTAACCGCAGACTTGCCGATCACTTGATACTCATGCCTTTAACGCCCCATCAACTCATTGAGGACTATGACGCCTCTCATAAGCTATTGACTGCAAACCTCTATGTGACCGACTCGCTCAGGACATGGCTGATTCAGCATGCCGACCGTGCCGAGATAATCCACCCGCAAAAATTAAGAAACGAGATTATCAAAAAGATTCAGAACATGGCGAATCACTATGGGATTAACCGGTGA
- a CDS encoding DUF5906 domain-containing protein has translation MTNKEDIKPKIKEISAYNQPINTDNCIDDVITLEQFYNRIIDPNFKVMSYKIENKVNISNSCKEIRDIQAKINELKNKEETEEIKNELGQLSLYKRLQKLKLGGCYIQTYKPVSMPKLGLVNNYFTGLMVVDYDDFNIDYKLSHEYIKKIPYVVMYFKTPSGGFKIIIDTNLNEIFKSPTLKQFAFLKDGLSRKNEANFKNAYKNAYHAMINKFKGTLFIESEGLEQFALSTLLPNEDKSAYENIFLVTYYSHDPEAYFNPNYKADSYNPSPLTLEEMDLVNKDEGDAILAAKNKQLLGNIESSENKFKSSTTASKKKISDEYITENEATRLFIEHFGSIWTETCEMISRSRGNHFDYTSMRNTTWWVRKFTIWTLEDCKANVTNIRPTEDTSITPDIVASLWAEYDENRAPFGLLYGVDILRKFNPSIVRNHFYQYVKDDTELKIEKLLENEDIYWLQSDGKIHRKNSQKQPNGAVFIDYKPEALGDFLLGNLLKFEDRFTLLKVLDRHGRKKLDLISSFTNNDEKYLNLTSRDNWLKPSDDKNYHYMFDVILDSLSDGDKEAKDHIEHCIARKYIHPEDYMIPCLSFNGEGESGKNCFVATVLKHIFTDNMIGVPNTSVFGTFNGELRGKAIVMIDEGSLSSNNQNKLKAWLGNRKIMINTKYGASGEYDNTAMYMLASNSLKGSVQLTGSSSDRRFSIFTINHNLPYWYAKKNNYQYVMNEKDKQEIVNRNNEIVDEMREVISVTLDHADEVAKWLAYIIEKHGKKTTPKALKNEYYSKMIETQKDSFELILDYVFNDPNFEYIKLSDLYTVYELYSKKNKSKHVIGIKKFGFDAKKYIEKTWVEGIDRGRAVCEGEKCKNIFYVKNGIKAGSYKSDTSSYYYKKNNHGTAIDLTSFYEYACEYGIQEYEDEQTIKTVVQKVGNINCDGSGNLPPPCEEIDSIWQHMNQDDFYDFVRYSESPNSPLLN, from the coding sequence ATGACAAACAAAGAGGATATCAAACCAAAAATAAAAGAAATATCAGCTTATAATCAACCAATTAACACTGATAATTGCATAGATGATGTTATTACATTAGAACAATTTTATAATAGAATAATTGACCCTAATTTTAAGGTCATGAGTTATAAAATCGAAAATAAAGTAAATATTTCTAACAGTTGCAAAGAAATTAGGGATATACAAGCTAAAATCAATGAATTAAAGAACAAGGAAGAAACGGAAGAAATTAAGAATGAATTAGGCCAACTAAGTCTATATAAAAGGCTTCAAAAACTTAAACTAGGCGGTTGTTATATACAAACTTATAAACCAGTAAGCATGCCAAAATTAGGACTTGTTAATAATTATTTTACAGGCTTAATGGTGGTTGATTATGACGATTTTAATATTGATTATAAGCTCTCTCATGAATATATAAAAAAGATTCCATATGTTGTTATGTATTTTAAAACGCCTAGCGGTGGTTTTAAAATAATAATTGATACTAATTTAAATGAAATTTTTAAATCACCGACCTTAAAACAATTTGCCTTTCTTAAAGATGGCCTAAGTCGAAAGAATGAAGCCAATTTTAAAAATGCCTATAAAAATGCTTATCATGCAATGATCAATAAGTTTAAAGGGACTCTTTTTATAGAATCGGAGGGACTGGAGCAATTTGCACTTAGTACACTACTACCAAACGAGGATAAAAGTGCATATGAAAATATATTTTTAGTGACTTATTACAGCCATGACCCTGAGGCTTATTTTAATCCAAACTATAAAGCAGATTCTTATAATCCAAGCCCATTAACCTTAGAGGAAATGGATTTAGTTAATAAGGATGAAGGAGACGCAATATTAGCGGCAAAAAATAAGCAACTATTGGGGAATATAGAATCAAGTGAAAATAAGTTTAAATCTAGCACTACAGCTTCCAAAAAGAAAATTTCAGACGAATACATCACTGAAAACGAGGCAACACGACTCTTTATAGAGCATTTTGGCTCCATTTGGACTGAAACTTGCGAAATGATTAGTCGTAGCAGGGGCAATCATTTTGATTATACAAGTATGCGAAATACAACATGGTGGGTACGTAAGTTCACTATATGGACATTAGAAGATTGTAAAGCCAATGTAACTAATATTAGACCTACTGAAGACACATCTATTACACCTGATATTGTTGCTTCATTATGGGCTGAATATGACGAAAATAGAGCCCCTTTTGGCTTATTGTATGGCGTTGATATTTTAAGAAAATTTAATCCGTCAATTGTTAGAAATCATTTTTACCAATATGTTAAAGACGATACTGAACTAAAAATTGAAAAATTATTAGAAAATGAAGACATTTATTGGCTTCAATCGGATGGTAAGATTCATAGAAAAAACTCACAAAAACAACCAAATGGCGCGGTTTTTATTGATTACAAGCCTGAAGCTTTGGGTGATTTTTTACTTGGTAATTTATTAAAGTTTGAAGATCGTTTTACCTTGCTGAAAGTTTTAGACCGTCATGGTAGAAAAAAATTAGATTTAATCAGTTCATTTACCAACAATGACGAAAAATATCTGAACCTAACAAGCCGGGACAATTGGTTAAAACCCTCAGATGATAAAAATTATCATTATATGTTTGATGTAATTTTAGATTCTTTATCTGATGGAGATAAGGAAGCGAAAGATCACATTGAGCATTGTATTGCGCGAAAATATATTCACCCTGAAGATTACATGATCCCTTGCTTATCATTCAATGGGGAGGGCGAGTCCGGGAAGAATTGTTTTGTTGCCACAGTATTAAAACATATTTTTACAGACAATATGATAGGAGTCCCGAACACTTCGGTCTTTGGAACATTCAATGGTGAGCTGAGAGGTAAAGCTATTGTTATGATTGACGAGGGATCATTAAGTAGTAATAACCAAAATAAGCTCAAGGCGTGGTTAGGTAACCGTAAAATCATGATTAATACTAAGTATGGTGCCAGCGGTGAATATGATAATACCGCGATGTATATGCTTGCATCTAATTCTTTGAAAGGGTCCGTGCAGCTTACTGGATCGTCTTCTGATAGACGCTTTAGTATTTTTACAATTAATCATAATTTACCGTATTGGTATGCGAAAAAAAATAATTATCAATATGTTATGAATGAAAAGGATAAACAGGAAATTGTAAATAGAAATAATGAAATTGTTGATGAAATGAGAGAGGTTATTTCTGTAACTTTAGATCATGCTGATGAAGTTGCTAAATGGTTGGCTTACATTATTGAAAAACATGGCAAGAAGACTACACCTAAAGCTTTAAAAAATGAATATTATTCTAAAATGATTGAAACACAAAAAGACAGCTTTGAACTTATATTAGATTATGTATTCAATGACCCAAACTTTGAATATATTAAACTGAGTGATTTATATACCGTTTATGAATTATACAGTAAAAAAAATAAATCAAAGCACGTTATAGGGATTAAGAAGTTTGGGTTTGATGCAAAGAAGTATATTGAAAAAACGTGGGTTGAAGGAATTGATAGGGGAAGAGCTGTATGTGAAGGTGAAAAATGCAAAAATATATTTTATGTAAAAAATGGAATAAAGGCTGGAAGTTATAAATCAGACACTTCATCCTATTACTATAAAAAAAATAATCATGGCACAGCAATAGATCTGACTAGTTTTTATGAGTATGCTTGTGAATACGGAATACAAGAATATGAAGATGAACAAACTATAAAAACAGTTGTGCAGAAAGTTGGTAATATTAATTGTGATGGATCAGGTAATTTACCGCCCCCTTGTGAAGAAATCGATTCAATATGGCAACATATGAATCAAGATGATTTTTATGACTTCGTTCGTTATAGTGAATCACCTAATTCACCATTGCTTAATTAG
- the uvrB gene encoding excinuclease ABC subunit UvrB: MSKAFQIKSRYSPAGDQPAAIERLIEGLADGEVHQTLLGVTGSGKTFTIANVIDRVQRPAMILAPNKTLAAQLYGEMKDFFPENSVEYFVSYYDYYQPEAYVPASDTFIDKDASLNEHIEQMRLSATKALIERRDTIVVATVSAIYGLGEPESYFKMVLHLVKGDLINQRTILRRLAEMQYTRNDVELRRATYRVRGEVIDIYPAESEQEALRIELFDDEIERLSLFDPLTGEVLQRIARYTVYPKSHYVSPRDQLLAAVDSIKIELKDRLAHFNSVNKLVEAQRLEQRTLFDIEMILEVGYCSGIENYSRYLSGRGPGEAPPTMFDYLPKDALVIVDESHVTIPQIGAMYKGDRSRKETLVEYGFRLPSALDNRPLTFEEFEARARQRIYVSATPGPYEKKFSGVFVEQVVRPTGLLDPEVEVRPASTQVDDLLSEINKRIKVHERVLVTTLTKRMSEDLTDYLAEHDIKVRYLHSDIDTVERVEIIRDLRLGEFDVLVGINLLREGLDIPEVSLVAILDADKEGFLRSVVSLVQTIGRAARNVNGKAILYGDKITRSMQQAIEETERRREKQRLFNLERGIKPATIFKSITDILEVSIPGAGFQAIPKTKVAEVVGEYNTLTTKQKAKKLKQLEEQMYQHARNLEFEEAAKIRDKIRLLQEEV, translated from the coding sequence GTGAGTAAAGCATTTCAAATAAAAAGCCGGTACAGTCCGGCAGGGGATCAGCCGGCGGCAATCGAGCGCTTGATCGAAGGGCTTGCTGATGGCGAAGTGCATCAGACTTTACTGGGTGTAACGGGTTCCGGTAAAACGTTCACTATTGCAAATGTCATAGACCGGGTGCAACGACCGGCGATGATCCTGGCGCCGAATAAAACCTTGGCGGCGCAGCTCTATGGCGAGATGAAGGATTTTTTTCCGGAAAACAGTGTCGAGTATTTCGTTTCCTATTACGACTATTACCAGCCTGAGGCCTATGTGCCTGCTTCAGATACGTTTATTGATAAAGACGCTTCGCTTAACGAGCATATCGAACAGATGCGATTGTCGGCAACCAAGGCGTTGATTGAAAGACGGGATACCATTGTTGTTGCAACCGTTTCTGCTATTTACGGCCTGGGAGAACCGGAGTCCTATTTCAAAATGGTGCTGCATTTGGTTAAAGGTGATTTGATCAATCAGCGCACTATTCTTCGCCGCTTGGCTGAGATGCAATATACGCGTAATGATGTCGAACTGCGCAGAGCAACCTACCGGGTGCGCGGTGAAGTGATCGATATCTACCCTGCAGAATCCGAGCAAGAGGCCTTAAGGATTGAATTGTTCGATGATGAAATTGAGCGATTATCCCTTTTTGATCCGTTAACCGGAGAGGTGCTGCAGCGTATCGCCCGGTATACGGTTTACCCAAAAAGCCACTACGTTTCTCCCCGAGATCAGCTTTTGGCGGCAGTCGATTCCATCAAAATAGAGCTTAAAGATCGTTTGGCCCACTTCAATTCTGTCAACAAACTGGTCGAGGCCCAGCGTCTTGAGCAGCGCACGCTATTTGACATAGAGATGATTCTGGAAGTGGGATACTGTTCAGGTATTGAAAATTACTCGCGTTATCTGTCCGGGCGTGGGCCGGGAGAGGCGCCGCCGACGATGTTTGATTATTTGCCGAAAGACGCGCTGGTTATCGTGGATGAAAGCCATGTCACCATTCCGCAGATCGGCGCGATGTATAAGGGCGACCGGTCGCGCAAGGAAACGCTGGTCGAGTACGGTTTTAGATTACCCTCAGCATTGGACAATCGACCGTTAACTTTTGAAGAGTTTGAAGCAAGAGCAAGACAGCGAATTTACGTGTCGGCTACACCCGGCCCCTATGAAAAGAAATTTTCCGGCGTTTTTGTTGAGCAAGTCGTGCGACCAACCGGCTTGCTCGATCCGGAAGTTGAAGTCAGGCCTGCATCTACGCAGGTCGATGATTTATTATCGGAAATCAATAAACGTATCAAAGTCCATGAGCGTGTGCTGGTGACTACGCTGACCAAGCGGATGTCGGAAGATTTAACCGATTATCTGGCAGAGCACGACATCAAGGTACGTTACTTGCACTCGGATATTGATACGGTAGAGCGGGTCGAGATTATCCGTGACTTGAGGCTGGGTGAATTTGATGTGCTGGTGGGTATCAATTTGTTGAGAGAGGGGCTGGATATCCCGGAGGTTTCTCTGGTGGCCATTCTGGATGCCGATAAAGAGGGTTTTTTGCGTTCAGTGGTTTCGCTCGTTCAGACAATCGGCCGGGCCGCACGAAATGTCAATGGCAAGGCAATATTATACGGCGATAAGATCACGCGCTCCATGCAGCAAGCCATAGAGGAAACCGAGCGTAGGAGAGAGAAGCAGCGCTTGTTCAATTTGGAACGCGGCATCAAGCCGGCAACCATTTTCAAGTCCATAACGGATATTCTGGAAGTTTCAATTCCTGGTGCAGGCTTTCAAGCGATACCTA
- a CDS encoding tyrosine-type recombinase/integrase, whose amino-acid sequence MAIYKRESGIYFVQFMYKGKNYIHSSHSKDKKVAVALEHKLKSDLINQDVLGVLPKIPLYDALGFYIKERQNSSNIKTLICNNNHIKSYFDNKNIHEITNVDINKFNEKLNHLSPGTRRNIFSVLNGAVKKAGLLGYKIPNLIMPSLPKPKGRLSILSKEDEVKLLEYLNPKNRVGKGNHWGDIQDNYDLCLILLDTGMRWNEACKLEWAFIDISNKQIHLYRSKTNNETTLGMTDRTLDILTRRFENRSTAWVFPNRSLTSHRINPSGAIRRALDNAGLTNVCVHSLRHTYASRLVQNGGSLQEVSYLLGHSNISTTMIYSHLDKNATSSKAANIINQYNQK is encoded by the coding sequence ATGGCAATTTATAAGCGTGAGTCAGGTATATATTTTGTTCAATTTATGTACAAAGGGAAGAACTACATTCATTCAAGCCATAGTAAAGACAAAAAGGTCGCCGTGGCCCTTGAGCATAAACTTAAAAGTGATTTGATTAATCAGGATGTATTAGGGGTATTACCAAAAATACCCCTATATGATGCATTAGGTTTTTACATAAAAGAACGCCAAAATTCTTCCAACATTAAAACGTTGATATGCAATAACAATCATATTAAGTCTTACTTTGATAATAAAAATATTCACGAAATAACTAATGTTGACATTAATAAATTTAACGAAAAACTGAATCATTTATCCCCTGGAACAAGACGTAATATATTTTCAGTATTGAATGGTGCTGTTAAGAAGGCTGGACTATTAGGCTATAAAATACCTAATTTAATTATGCCTAGCTTACCAAAGCCTAAAGGCCGTTTAAGTATTTTAAGCAAGGAAGACGAAGTCAAGCTGTTAGAGTATTTGAATCCAAAGAACCGTGTGGGTAAGGGTAATCATTGGGGGGACATTCAAGATAATTATGATTTATGTTTGATTTTATTGGATACAGGCATGAGGTGGAATGAAGCTTGCAAACTCGAGTGGGCTTTCATTGATATTTCAAACAAACAGATACATTTATATCGTTCCAAGACTAATAATGAAACCACGCTGGGAATGACTGACAGGACGTTAGATATATTAACCAGACGGTTTGAAAATCGTTCAACGGCCTGGGTTTTTCCTAACAGAAGCTTAACAAGCCATAGAATTAATCCATCAGGTGCTATAAGACGTGCCTTAGACAATGCAGGGCTAACTAACGTATGTGTTCATTCCTTACGCCACACCTACGCTTCTAGGTTGGTTCAGAATGGTGGAAGTCTTCAGGAAGTTAGTTATCTATTGGGGCATTCAAATATTTCAACCACCATGATATACAGTCATTTAGATAAAAATGCTACCAGTTCTAAGGCTGCTAATATTATCAATCAATACAATCAAAAATAA
- a CDS encoding N-formylglutamate amidohydrolase: MILHIPHSAIKFPDSIKFLKCIEEDLLRMTDWHTDDLFSHEASEIIMFKYSRLFCDVERFIVNEPMEEKGHGICYTIDSFGGPLRNISHEEREHILNHYYIPHHKELNKKCNLSLELYHKVVIVDCHSFSDEPLPHEFDQDVNRPHFCIGMNEFHTPVELINSIKNYLEKKEFITHVNNPFSGTIVPILHYNVTNNLKSIMIEVNRKLYLDRPAEEYSYINNIIYNVLDIIKKYEANS; encoded by the coding sequence ATGATATTACATATTCCACATAGTGCAATTAAATTCCCAGATAGCATTAAGTTCTTAAAATGCATTGAAGAAGATTTGTTAAGAATGACAGATTGGCACACAGATGATTTATTTAGTCATGAAGCATCAGAGATTATTATGTTTAAATATTCACGATTATTCTGTGATGTAGAGCGATTTATTGTTAATGAACCTATGGAAGAAAAAGGACACGGCATTTGTTATACGATTGATAGTTTTGGCGGGCCGCTTAGAAATATATCTCATGAGGAAAGGGAACATATACTTAATCATTATTATATCCCTCACCACAAAGAATTAAATAAGAAGTGTAATTTATCATTAGAATTATATCATAAAGTAGTTATTGTTGATTGCCACAGCTTTTCTGACGAACCATTACCACATGAATTTGATCAAGATGTTAATAGGCCACATTTTTGTATAGGGATGAATGAATTTCATACGCCAGTAGAATTAATAAATTCAATTAAGAATTATTTAGAAAAAAAAGAATTTATTACACATGTCAACAACCCATTCTCAGGCACCATAGTGCCAATATTACATTATAATGTAACAAATAACTTAAAATCAATCATGATTGAAGTAAATCGAAAATTATACTTAGATAGGCCTGCTGAGGAATATAGTTATATAAATAATATAATATACAATGTATTGGATATAATAAAAAAATATGAAGCGAATAGTTAG